The following proteins come from a genomic window of Sorex araneus isolate mSorAra2 chromosome 1, mSorAra2.pri, whole genome shotgun sequence:
- the LOC129405554 gene encoding zinc finger CCHC domain-containing protein 9 codes for MTRWARVTTTQSKRPFSATSWEDLKKGASEGKSQNLPKRQHEVNKLSLKKGAPQAKHKKNKKKKEYLNEDVNGFMEYLRQNSQMSHSGEIIATDSQEVRDEIAVALKKDNRREGRRLKRQAAKKNAMVCFHCRQPGHGVADCPAALENQDMGTGICYRCGSTEHEITKCKAKVDPALGEFPFAKCFVCGEMGHLSRSCPDNPKGLYADGGGCKLCGSVEHFKKDCPESKDSERMVTVGRWAKGMSADYEEVLDVPKVQKPKTKTPKVVNF; via the coding sequence ATGACCAGGTGGGCACGAGTTACCACGACCCAAAGCAAGAGACCTTTCTCTGCCACATCGTGGGAGGATTTGAAGAAAGGAGCCTCTGAGGGGAAAAGCCAAAACCTACCAAAGCGTCAACATGAAGTCAATAAGCTGTCCCTTAAAAAGGGTGCACcccaagcaaaacacaaaaagaacaagaagaaaaaggagtatTTAAATGAAGACGTGAATGGATTCATGGAATACCTAAGACAAAACTCACAGATGTCTCACAGTGGGGAGATAATAGCAACAGACAGTCAGGAAGTAAGGGACGAAATAGCAGTTGCTTTAAAGAAAGATAATCGTCGGGAAGGAAGACGATTAAAAAGGCAAGCAGCGAAGAAAAATGCAATGGTATGCTTCCATTGTAGACAGCCGGGCCATGGGGTTGCAGATTGCCCAGCTGCCCTGGAGAACCAAGATATGGGCACGGGAATATGTTACCGGTGTGGGTCCACAGAGCATGAAAtaaccaagtgcaaagcaaaagtTGACCCAGCTCTAGGTGAATTTCCTTTtgcaaaatgttttgtttgtggggaaaTGGGGCACCTGTCTAGGTCCTGTCCTGATAATCCCAAAGGACTTTATGCTGATGGTGGTGGCTGCAAACTTTGTGGCTCTGTGGAACATTTTAAGAAAGATTGTCCTGAAAGTAAGGATTCAGAGCGAATGGTCACAGTTGGTCGCTGGGCGAAGGGAATGAGTGCAGACTACGAAGAAGTTTTGGATGTGCCCAAAGTACAGAAACCTAAAACAAAGACACCCAAAGTTGTTAACTTTTGA